The Diachasmimorpha longicaudata isolate KC_UGA_2023 chromosome 14, iyDiaLong2, whole genome shotgun sequence genome includes a region encoding these proteins:
- the LOC135169139 gene encoding uncharacterized protein LOC135169139, giving the protein MAEWWKAMNWFRQSARKATSNITEEDRLRHFKELLEAEEGKEEEPKEQTRRGAKGTGEKVFGEKGKEEETETEQIEEEREGEEEEELDKETSEVEVKREINRLKRGKAAGEDGIAAEFWKNLPKGGKKEIIEAIKELWRREEMIGRWRTATIFPTHKRGEVDKAANYRGVSLLDIGYKIMTRRLGRCLEGMGKLSEAQAGFRTNRSTMEHVFVLNTIIGNRLKRKKGKLYVAFVDFKAAFDKVDREKL; this is encoded by the coding sequence GTTTAGGCAATCGGCTAGAAAGGCAACAAGCAACATAACGGAGGAGGACCGGTTGCGACATTTCAAGGAACTACTGGAAGCAGAAGAGGGTAAAGAGGAAGAGCCAAAAGAACAGACGAGGAGAGGGGCGAAAGGAACCGGGGAAAAGGTGTTCGGTGAGAAAGGGAAGGAAGAGGAGACAGAAACAGAACAgatagaagaagaaagggAGGGCGAGGAGGAAGAAGAGTTGGACAAGGAGACATCAGAGGTAGAAGTAAAGAGGGAAATAAACAGGCTGAAGAGAGGAAAAGCGGCAGGAGAGGACGGAATAGCGGCGGAGTTCTGGAAGAACCTGCCGAAGGGcgggaaaaaagaaataatagaGGCGATCAAGGAGCTATGGAGAAGAGAGGAAATGATAGGCAGATGGAGAACGGCTACAATTTTCCCAACCCACAAAAGAGGAGAGGTAGACAAAGCGGCGAACTATCGGGGAGTCTCACTTTTGGACATCGGATACAAAATAATGACCAGAAGATTAGGAAGGTGTCTGGAGGGAATGGGGAAGTTGTCAGAGGCGCAGGCAGGGTTTAGAACAAACAGAAGCACGATGGAACACGTATTTGTGCTAAATACAATAATAGGGAACAGGCTGAAGAGGAAAAAGGGGAAACTATATGTGGCATTCGTGGACTTTAAGGCGGCATTCGATAAAGTggacagagagaaattgtga